The Erythrobacter insulae genome window below encodes:
- a CDS encoding fatty acyl-AMP ligase has translation MTDAALKPTPNDCELPRLRAQFATFNEAIDYAARSKKGLNFHDMRGQLERVYPYSEMRGDARVMARRLIAAGIKPQDRVALIAETSAEFAALFCACIYTGAWPVPLPLPTTFGGKDNYIDQLAIQLQSSDPVILLYPPEIGEMAAAAADRQGCAGEDWDTFAQREAPECDLHDSSPEEICYLQYSSGSTRFPTGVAVTHKALLHNLYGHSTSMHVGENDRAVSWLPWYHDMGLVGCFLSLIANQVSVDLLKPDAFARRPLAWLDMISRNAGNTLSYSPTFGYDICARRISSQSNVAERFDLSRWRIAGNGADMIRPDVMQNFVNAFSEAGFKAASFTPSYGLAEAVLGVTVMPPGEGIRVELVEEERLSGTPRDLTRPARYRAIVNCGKALPDMKVEIRGENGDVRGDHQIGKVWCHGPSVMHSYFRNEEATNECLVPDKDGHGAWLDTGDMGYLADGYLFIVGRAKDMIIINGKNHWPQDIEWAVEQLPGFNHGDIAAFSVETEGGEEAPAVLVHCRVSDPEERVKLREQIADKVRSVTGMSCVVELVPPRTLPRTSSGKLSRAKAKKLYLSGEIVPLELAA, from the coding sequence ATGACCGACGCCGCATTGAAGCCGACGCCGAATGATTGCGAATTGCCCCGGTTACGGGCGCAATTCGCGACATTCAATGAAGCAATCGATTACGCCGCCCGGAGTAAAAAAGGCCTCAATTTTCACGATATGCGTGGACAATTGGAGCGGGTGTATCCGTATTCCGAAATGCGCGGCGATGCGCGGGTCATGGCCCGCCGTCTGATCGCAGCCGGGATCAAGCCGCAAGATCGTGTTGCACTGATTGCGGAAACGTCCGCCGAATTTGCCGCTCTTTTTTGTGCCTGCATTTACACCGGAGCCTGGCCAGTTCCGCTGCCTTTGCCCACAACCTTTGGCGGTAAAGACAATTATATCGATCAATTGGCGATCCAGCTGCAAAGCTCCGATCCGGTAATCCTGCTTTACCCGCCGGAAATCGGCGAAATGGCGGCGGCCGCCGCTGATCGTCAGGGCTGCGCGGGGGAAGACTGGGATACGTTTGCCCAGCGCGAGGCGCCCGAATGCGATCTGCACGATTCATCACCTGAAGAGATTTGCTACCTGCAATATTCTTCCGGCTCGACCCGTTTCCCAACCGGTGTTGCTGTGACGCACAAGGCGTTGCTGCACAATCTGTACGGCCATTCGACAAGCATGCATGTGGGCGAGAATGACCGCGCGGTCAGCTGGCTGCCGTGGTATCACGACATGGGCCTGGTTGGGTGTTTCCTGTCGCTGATCGCCAATCAGGTGTCGGTCGACCTGCTAAAGCCCGATGCCTTTGCGCGCCGGCCGCTGGCATGGCTCGATATGATCAGCCGCAATGCCGGCAACACGCTCTCTTATTCGCCAACCTTTGGTTATGACATCTGCGCGCGGCGCATTTCCAGCCAGTCCAATGTGGCGGAACGGTTCGATCTGTCGCGCTGGCGGATTGCGGGCAATGGCGCGGATATGATCCGCCCCGATGTCATGCAGAATTTTGTGAACGCATTTTCCGAAGCCGGTTTTAAAGCCGCATCGTTCACACCTTCCTATGGTCTTGCAGAAGCAGTGCTGGGCGTGACTGTGATGCCGCCGGGCGAAGGCATCCGCGTCGAACTTGTCGAAGAAGAGCGCCTTTCGGGCACTCCGCGTGATCTCACCCGCCCCGCACGTTACCGCGCGATTGTGAATTGCGGAAAAGCGCTGCCTGATATGAAGGTCGAGATTCGCGGCGAAAACGGCGACGTACGCGGTGACCATCAGATCGGCAAAGTCTGGTGCCACGGACCAAGCGTGATGCATTCCTATTTCCGCAACGAGGAAGCGACCAACGAATGTCTTGTCCCTGACAAAGACGGACATGGGGCATGGCTGGACACAGGCGACATGGGTTATCTTGCCGATGGATATCTGTTCATTGTCGGGCGCGCCAAAGATATGATCATCATCAATGGCAAAAACCATTGGCCGCAGGATATTGAGTGGGCTGTGGAGCAATTGCCCGGCTTTAACCACGGCGATATCGCGGCATTTTCGGTTGAAACCGAAGGCGGCGAGGAAGCCCCCGCAGTGCTTGTCCATTGCCGCGTTTCCGATCCTGAAGAACGCGTCAAACTGCGTGAGCAGATCGCTGACAAAGTCCGCTCTGTGACCGGTATGAGCTGCGTGGTCGAACTGGTACCGCCGCGCACTCTGCCCCGCACAAGTTCCGGCAAGCTCAGCCGAGCCAAAGCGAAAAAGCTGTATCTATCGGGCGAAATCGTCCCTCTGGAGCTGGCCGCTTAA
- a CDS encoding flavin-containing monooxygenase, whose protein sequence is MLATAPDFDVLIVGAGISGIGMAAHMEMKSPNHSYAIVERRDNLGGTWDLFKYPGIRSDSDMHTLGFDFEPWRHEKTIADAPAIMDYLNQIVDERGIRQHIRYGHKVVSADFRDDEARWHVEMELNDGSTTRLTANFLYLGSGYYDYDEAYDPGFDFGEFDGQVVHPQFWPEDLDYAGKKVVVIGSGATAVTIVPSMAKKAAKVTMLQRTPTWMFARPAKDWVANTLRKVLPEKLAYRLTRWKNIKMQDFSFKLARNKPQKMKDTLHKNIEKALGPDFDRETFTPPYDPWDQRVCLVPDDDLFKAMKAGKADIVTGHIEKFEKGGVRLKSGDFLEADIVITATGLKLAVAGKIAISHNGEAVKFSDRFYYKGCMFSNLPNLAVVFGYLNASWTLRADINSDYVCRVLNHMRATGTDLATPVLTPTDEAAIEEDDIFDFSSGYIQRGKNIMPRNSIEYPWRLNQEYVIDRKRMADDPLLDGWLTFSRADARATGTKDTGEQLEAAE, encoded by the coding sequence ATGCTTGCAACCGCCCCTGATTTCGATGTTCTGATCGTTGGAGCCGGAATATCCGGCATCGGCATGGCGGCGCATATGGAAATGAAATCGCCGAACCATTCCTATGCGATTGTTGAGCGGCGCGATAATCTTGGCGGGACTTGGGATTTGTTCAAATATCCCGGCATCCGGTCAGACAGCGACATGCACACGCTGGGATTCGATTTTGAACCGTGGCGGCACGAAAAGACGATTGCTGATGCGCCTGCGATTATGGATTACCTCAACCAGATTGTCGATGAACGCGGAATTCGTCAGCACATTCGATATGGCCACAAGGTTGTTTCCGCCGATTTCCGCGACGATGAAGCGCGCTGGCATGTGGAGATGGAGCTAAACGACGGATCGACAACCCGTTTGACCGCGAATTTCCTGTATCTCGGATCGGGCTATTACGATTACGACGAGGCCTATGATCCCGGTTTTGATTTCGGCGAGTTCGATGGCCAAGTCGTTCACCCACAATTCTGGCCGGAAGACCTGGATTATGCTGGCAAGAAAGTCGTTGTGATCGGATCGGGCGCAACTGCGGTTACCATCGTCCCATCCATGGCGAAAAAGGCCGCCAAAGTTACGATGCTGCAACGAACACCGACATGGATGTTTGCCCGCCCGGCGAAAGATTGGGTCGCCAACACCTTGCGCAAAGTGCTGCCTGAAAAACTCGCCTACCGGCTGACCCGGTGGAAGAATATCAAGATGCAGGATTTCAGTTTCAAACTCGCGCGAAACAAGCCGCAGAAAATGAAAGACACTCTGCATAAGAATATCGAAAAAGCATTGGGGCCCGATTTCGACCGCGAGACTTTCACCCCGCCTTATGACCCGTGGGATCAGCGCGTATGCCTGGTGCCTGACGATGATCTGTTCAAAGCGATGAAAGCCGGCAAAGCCGACATCGTTACCGGCCATATCGAAAAGTTTGAAAAAGGCGGCGTGCGCCTGAAATCAGGCGATTTTCTGGAAGCCGACATTGTCATCACAGCGACTGGATTAAAACTGGCCGTCGCTGGCAAGATCGCGATCAGCCATAACGGCGAAGCGGTGAAATTTTCTGACCGGTTCTATTACAAAGGCTGCATGTTCTCCAACTTGCCCAACCTTGCCGTTGTGTTCGGGTATCTTAACGCCAGCTGGACTTTGCGGGCTGATATCAATTCCGATTACGTCTGCCGGGTGCTCAATCACATGCGCGCAACCGGGACGGACCTCGCAACCCCTGTACTGACGCCAACAGATGAAGCCGCGATTGAAGAAGACGATATCTTCGACTTCTCCAGTGGCTATATCCAGCGCGGCAAAAACATTATGCCGCGCAATTCCATCGAATATCCGTGGCGGCTTAATCAGGAATACGTGATTGATCGCAAACGGATGGCGGATGACCCGCTGCTTGATGGCTGGCTCACATTCTCGCGCGCTGATGCGCGCGCAACAGGAACGAAAGATACAGGGGAGCAATTGGAAGCAGCGGAGTAA
- the nusG gene encoding transcription termination/antitermination protein NusG, with translation MARWYIIHAYSGFENKVKEAILSEADRLGLSEGVEEVEVPTETITEIKRGKKVQVERKFMPGYVLAKLNMTDDVYHLVKNTPKVTGFLGSGNKPQPISEKEAARYFGGVEEAKAAPKKDITVDYEIGDQVKVLDGPFASFNGVVEELDFDKAKVKVSVSIFGRATPVELDFEQVELVK, from the coding sequence ATGGCCCGCTGGTACATCATCCACGCTTATTCCGGTTTTGAAAACAAGGTGAAAGAGGCGATTCTGTCCGAGGCAGATCGACTTGGCCTGTCCGAAGGTGTGGAGGAAGTGGAAGTTCCAACCGAAACCATCACCGAGATTAAGCGCGGCAAGAAAGTTCAGGTCGAACGGAAGTTTATGCCGGGCTATGTGCTCGCCAAACTGAACATGACCGATGATGTGTATCACCTGGTCAAAAACACACCGAAGGTCACCGGCTTCCTTGGTTCGGGCAACAAACCCCAACCGATCAGCGAAAAAGAAGCCGCGCGCTATTTCGGCGGTGTCGAAGAAGCCAAGGCCGCACCGAAGAAAGACATCACCGTCGATTACGAAATCGGCGATCAGGTGAAAGTGCTCGACGGGCCATTCGCCAGCTTCAACGGTGTCGTCGAGGAACTCGATTTCGACAAAGCCAAGGTCAAGGTTTCGGTTTCGATCTTTGGCCGCGCCACACCGGTTGAGCTTGATTTCGAACAGGTTGAACTGGTCAAGTGA
- the secE gene encoding preprotein translocase subunit SecE, protein MAEDKKRKTSPAEFVNQVRTETSKVVWPTREETIRTSIFVFIFMVILSLFFFGIDSLFNAIVKFLLTLA, encoded by the coding sequence ATGGCCGAAGATAAAAAGCGCAAGACATCGCCTGCCGAATTTGTGAATCAGGTTCGCACGGAAACAAGCAAGGTGGTCTGGCCTACCCGCGAAGAGACGATCCGTACGTCGATTTTCGTGTTCATCTTCATGGTGATTCTGTCGCTGTTTTTCTTCGGCATTGACAGTCTGTTCAATGCTATCGTCAAATTCCTGCTGACCCTCGCCTGA
- a CDS encoding competence/damage-inducible protein A — translation MTSSDKIWTAGLVIIGDEILSGRTHDKNIAQIASWLQVQGIRLTEVRVVADIEDRIVEAVNALRAANDYLFTTGGIGPTHDDITVDAVAKALGVPVIIHPEARALLERYYADKGGVNEGRLRMARAPEGSDLIPNRKSGAPGIRRGNVFLMAGVPHITAGMLDALTGELEGGAPLISETVGGFIPESEVAHLLREVEQAHENCQIGSYPFFREGKVGSNFVIRSTDREALQSCFDTLCEGLGENGWDFTPGGI, via the coding sequence ATGACCTCTTCCGATAAAATCTGGACCGCAGGCCTCGTCATCATTGGTGACGAGATCCTGTCCGGCCGCACCCATGACAAAAACATCGCGCAAATCGCCAGTTGGCTTCAGGTGCAAGGCATCCGCCTGACAGAAGTACGCGTGGTCGCCGATATCGAAGATCGCATCGTTGAAGCCGTCAATGCGCTGCGCGCGGCGAACGATTATCTTTTTACGACCGGCGGGATCGGTCCGACGCATGATGACATCACCGTGGACGCGGTGGCAAAAGCGTTGGGAGTGCCTGTTATTATCCACCCCGAAGCGCGCGCGCTGCTTGAACGGTATTACGCCGATAAAGGCGGCGTGAATGAAGGACGGCTTCGCATGGCGAGAGCGCCGGAAGGGTCTGACCTAATTCCCAACCGCAAATCCGGTGCGCCCGGCATCAGGCGCGGCAATGTATTCCTGATGGCGGGTGTTCCGCACATCACCGCTGGGATGCTGGATGCGTTAACAGGCGAACTGGAAGGCGGAGCGCCGCTGATTTCAGAGACTGTGGGCGGGTTCATCCCCGAAAGCGAAGTCGCCCATCTGTTGCGCGAAGTCGAGCAAGCCCACGAAAATTGCCAAATCGGCTCCTATCCCTTCTTTCGCGAAGGCAAAGTCGGTTCGAATTTCGTAATCCGGTCAACCGACCGGGAGGCGCTGCAAAGCTGCTTCGATACTTTGTGCGAAGGCCTTGGCGAGAATGGCTGGGACTTTACGCCCGGCGGCATTTGA
- a CDS encoding NADH:ubiquinone oxidoreductase subunit NDUFA12, whose product MGIFGKIFTWWDGATLGTTWWAMRAGGEHVGTDAEGNKYYRKAAKASGPSTGSYTQNEKRWVIYNGPNDASRVPSEWHGWLHGAFDDVPESHLPPAKIWEVDYTPNATGTAQAYRPQGALERGGKRAAAVGDYEAWSPEG is encoded by the coding sequence ATGGGAATCTTTGGAAAAATCTTCACTTGGTGGGACGGTGCCACGCTGGGCACAACGTGGTGGGCGATGCGCGCTGGCGGTGAGCACGTCGGAACCGATGCCGAGGGCAATAAATATTACCGCAAAGCTGCCAAAGCTAGCGGCCCATCGACCGGGTCATACACGCAGAATGAAAAACGCTGGGTGATTTACAACGGCCCCAATGATGCGAGCCGTGTGCCTTCGGAATGGCATGGCTGGCTCCATGGTGCGTTTGATGATGTGCCGGAAAGCCATCTTCCGCCAGCCAAAATCTGGGAAGTCGATTACACGCCCAATGCCACTGGCACGGCGCAGGCTTATCGTCCGCAAGGCGCGCTGGAACGCGGCGGGAAACGGGCTGCGGCCGTCGGCGATTACGAGGCATGGTCGCCCGAGGGGTGA
- a CDS encoding DUF192 domain-containing protein: MMTFDPMPFHAGLCLRLAPLALLMAGCTPVGAAEDPPAVSDGQESNERHPISGLEIIDVTVVSGETRHTFKTELADTGEAQTRGLMFRTELADDEAMIFPSYVPQTRSFWMRNTPISLDIIFIGTDDRITNIAERTEPYSLDSLPSDGLASAVFEIRGGLSEELGIEPGDAVEYTLPENPAE, encoded by the coding sequence ATGATGACGTTTGATCCAATGCCATTCCATGCCGGCCTATGCCTGCGTCTTGCGCCACTCGCACTGCTTATGGCCGGATGCACACCTGTTGGCGCGGCTGAAGATCCTCCCGCTGTTTCTGATGGCCAAGAATCAAATGAACGCCACCCGATTTCCGGCCTCGAAATTATCGATGTGACTGTGGTCAGCGGCGAGACGCGCCATACATTCAAGACGGAATTGGCCGATACCGGCGAAGCGCAGACGCGCGGATTGATGTTCCGGACAGAGCTTGCCGATGACGAGGCGATGATTTTTCCGTCTTACGTCCCGCAAACCCGCAGTTTCTGGATGCGGAACACGCCGATCTCGCTGGATATCATCTTTATTGGCACGGATGATCGCATCACCAACATAGCCGAACGGACAGAACCGTATTCGCTTGATTCGCTACCGTCCGATGGCCTTGCCTCTGCCGTGTTCGAAATTCGGGGCGGCCTGTCGGAGGAACTGGGCATTGAGCCCGGTGATGCGGTTGAGTACACCTTGCCGGAAAATCCCGCTGAATAA
- the rplK gene encoding 50S ribosomal protein L11 translates to MAKKIEGYIKLQVPAGTANPSPPIGPALGQRGVNIMEFCKAFNAATQDLEKNAPIPTTITVYADRSFTFTTKTPPASFLIKKAAKLKSGSGEPGKVVAGSVTQAQVKEIAEAKMKDLNANDIDQAMKIIEGSVRSMGLEVKG, encoded by the coding sequence ATGGCCAAGAAAATCGAAGGCTATATCAAGCTGCAAGTGCCCGCGGGCACTGCCAACCCGTCGCCGCCAATCGGCCCGGCGCTGGGCCAGCGCGGCGTCAACATCATGGAATTCTGTAAGGCGTTCAACGCCGCAACACAGGACCTTGAAAAGAACGCCCCTATCCCGACCACGATCACCGTTTACGCGGACCGTTCGTTCACTTTCACCACCAAAACGCCGCCTGCGAGCTTCCTGATCAAGAAAGCTGCCAAGCTGAAATCAGGTTCTGGCGAGCCGGGCAAAGTCGTCGCTGGCTCTGTCACACAGGCGCAAGTGAAGGAAATCGCTGAGGCCAAAATGAAGGACCTCAACGCAAACGACATCGATCAGGCCATGAAGATCATCGAAGGCTCCGTGCGTTCGATGGGCCTCGAAGTGAAGGGCTGA
- the rplA gene encoding 50S ribosomal protein L1 — protein sequence MAKQTKKQKVVAELDSEKLYTIDEAISTLRTHKAKFDETVEVAMNLGVDPRHADQMVRGMVSLPSGTGKDVKVAVFAKGDNADKAIAAGADKVGAEDLMEDMQAGNLDYDRVIATPDMMGVVGRLGKVLGPKGLMPNPKLGTVTPNVEQAVKDAKGGQVEFRVEKMGIIHSGIGKLSFSDDALKANFEAITQAIVKAKPSGSKGKYVRKVSVTSTMGPGLKIDIADIEGA from the coding sequence ATGGCGAAACAAACCAAAAAGCAAAAAGTCGTCGCCGAGCTGGACAGTGAAAAACTGTACACGATCGACGAAGCAATCTCGACCCTGCGCACCCACAAAGCGAAATTTGACGAAACCGTCGAAGTCGCGATGAACCTGGGTGTTGATCCGCGTCACGCAGATCAGATGGTCCGCGGTATGGTCTCGCTGCCTTCGGGTACCGGCAAAGACGTCAAAGTCGCCGTGTTCGCCAAAGGCGACAACGCTGACAAGGCGATTGCTGCGGGCGCTGATAAAGTCGGCGCCGAAGACCTGATGGAAGACATGCAGGCAGGCAACCTCGACTATGACCGCGTGATCGCCACGCCGGACATGATGGGTGTGGTCGGTCGTCTCGGTAAAGTACTCGGCCCGAAAGGCCTGATGCCAAACCCGAAACTGGGTACCGTTACTCCGAACGTGGAACAGGCCGTTAAGGACGCCAAGGGCGGTCAGGTTGAATTCCGCGTTGAGAAGATGGGCATCATCCATTCCGGGATCGGCAAACTGTCATTCTCCGACGATGCTCTCAAGGCGAACTTCGAAGCGATCACGCAAGCGATTGTCAAAGCGAAGCCATCGGGTTCCAAGGGCAAATATGTGCGGAAGGTCTCCGTGACCTCGACCATGGGTCCAGGCCTCAAGATCGACATCGCAGATATCGAAGGCGCATAA
- a CDS encoding regulatory protein RecX has protein sequence MNRFSSSNSSKKAASERGSPVQRDGERKRAKRKPLDETGLRDLALSYAARFATTGAKVEAYLARKIRERGIAEDADGRTLDVDIPSLVSRLIELGYVNDDAYARMKSRDLTARGYGARRVEQALWAAGVDEAVRRDHSPTEAAAREAVASLAKKRRFGPYSKALQTDDDESSTLVNYQKQQEKQVAAMLRAGHNMQHIRFIMDISNIADIEQWIEEAIEEQRHDDV, from the coding sequence TTGAATAGGTTTTCGTCATCAAACAGTAGCAAAAAAGCGGCGTCCGAGCGCGGATCGCCGGTCCAGCGTGATGGCGAACGCAAGCGTGCGAAGCGCAAACCTCTTGATGAAACCGGGCTGCGCGATCTTGCCCTGTCCTATGCTGCGCGGTTCGCGACAACTGGCGCGAAAGTAGAGGCCTATCTGGCACGGAAAATCCGCGAACGCGGCATTGCCGAAGATGCCGATGGGCGGACTTTGGATGTCGACATACCCTCGCTGGTCTCGCGCCTGATCGAGCTGGGATATGTTAACGATGATGCCTATGCGCGGATGAAATCGCGCGATCTGACCGCGCGCGGATATGGTGCAAGGCGGGTCGAACAGGCTTTATGGGCGGCAGGCGTTGATGAGGCGGTGCGGCGAGACCATTCTCCGACGGAAGCCGCCGCACGAGAAGCAGTCGCTTCGCTGGCTAAAAAACGACGCTTTGGCCCGTACTCTAAGGCGCTGCAAACCGATGATGATGAATCGTCAACTCTCGTAAACTACCAAAAGCAGCAAGAGAAACAGGTTGCCGCAATGCTGCGCGCGGGCCACAATATGCAGCATATTCGCTTCATTATGGATATATCGAACATTGCCGACATAGAGCAATGGATAGAAGAGGCGATTGAGGAACAGAGACATGATGACGTTTGA
- the aat gene encoding leucyl/phenylalanyl-tRNA--protein transferase, translating to MHSPVRNLIPIETLLLAYRSGIFPMADTREDQDVFWVEPRDRAIIPLDGLRVSKSLRKVLRSERFTITINQAFEEVVHACAAPRPGHPESWISDRIVRSYTELHRAGHAHSLECWQADNISETPKLVGGLYGVSFDSVFCGESMFSRADNASKVALCWLVALMRIAGFKLLDCQFMTDHLASMGAEELPQSEYLKLVAKANGKTALTLPQAHARVLAQAATGDYSPGQLIAQSLTQTS from the coding sequence ATGCATTCGCCCGTTCGCAACCTGATACCCATAGAGACGCTTTTGCTGGCCTATCGCAGCGGGATTTTCCCGATGGCGGACACGCGTGAGGATCAGGATGTTTTCTGGGTTGAACCGCGCGACCGCGCAATCATCCCGCTAGACGGTCTGCGTGTGTCGAAATCGCTCCGTAAAGTGCTGCGTTCAGAGCGTTTTACGATCACAATTAATCAGGCGTTCGAAGAGGTCGTCCATGCCTGCGCTGCGCCGCGCCCCGGCCATCCGGAAAGCTGGATCAGCGACCGTATCGTGCGCTCCTATACCGAGCTGCACCGTGCCGGACATGCGCATTCACTGGAATGCTGGCAGGCCGATAATATCAGCGAAACGCCAAAGCTTGTCGGCGGGCTGTATGGTGTTTCGTTCGATTCGGTGTTTTGCGGCGAAAGCATGTTCAGCCGCGCCGATAATGCCAGCAAAGTCGCACTGTGCTGGCTCGTGGCCCTGATGCGCATCGCCGGTTTCAAGCTGCTCGATTGTCAGTTTATGACCGATCACCTGGCCTCGATGGGCGCAGAGGAGCTGCCGCAGAGCGAATATCTAAAACTGGTCGCCAAAGCGAACGGGAAAACTGCTCTGACCTTGCCGCAGGCTCATGCCCGTGTGCTGGCGCAGGCCGCGACCGGCGATTATTCGCCCGGCCAGCTCATCGCGCAGTCTTTGACCCAGACATCGTAG
- a CDS encoding DUF2155 domain-containing protein, producing MVARGVTEAVMRPFASVALAALMVAACSGEADAPETVEVPIGEAAPAESAGAEDIPVATDGATPNEERVATLGLLNKRNNLSEDIEIKPGETREIGPVRITLASCERTAAWEMPQETGAFVQVDIIDRGQSEHARVFSGWLFKESPSLNVVEHPIYDVWVKDCAMSWPGE from the coding sequence ATGGTCGCCCGAGGGGTGACCGAAGCGGTGATGCGGCCTTTTGCTTCAGTTGCGCTTGCCGCTTTGATGGTCGCTGCGTGCAGCGGAGAGGCTGATGCTCCTGAGACCGTTGAAGTTCCGATTGGTGAAGCGGCGCCAGCCGAAAGCGCCGGGGCAGAGGACATACCCGTTGCCACTGATGGAGCGACGCCCAACGAAGAACGCGTCGCCACGCTCGGCCTGCTGAACAAACGCAACAATCTGAGCGAAGATATTGAGATCAAACCGGGCGAAACGCGCGAAATCGGGCCGGTGAGAATCACCTTGGCCAGCTGTGAGCGCACCGCCGCGTGGGAAATGCCGCAGGAAACCGGCGCGTTCGTTCAGGTCGATATTATCGATCGCGGACAAAGCGAACATGCCCGCGTTTTTTCCGGCTGGTTATTCAAGGAATCGCCCAGCCTGAATGTGGTCGAGCACCCGATCTACGATGTCTGGGTCAAAGACTGCGCGATGAGCTGGCCGGGCGAATAA
- a CDS encoding alanine/glycine:cation symporter family protein yields MAAAPSGAEAWIAPITNVSDFIWGGTWNGEALPWLSIGEQPIPPMTLILLGIGMYIMFGLRFYPIVKLGSAFKGLFSSRKGEGDGEISPFAALSTALSGQVGTGNLAGVATAIALGGPGAIFWMWITALVGMALAFAEGSLAIRYREKTSDGVYRGGPMTYIMMGLGKKWTWLAIVFCIGTLFSALVTGNSIQANAIADGMNELFGIEEWIGGAITAVLVFIVIIGGIKSIGSVAEKIIPFMAGAYIVMAILALALNFGDLPATFVLIFDGAFNPQAATGGFAGAAIMLAIRAGVARGLFSNEAGQGSTPIAHAVAQTSDPQAQGRMAMLGTFIDTIVICTMTALVMLTVQGDFTAGGQAVEHAWNSDLEGFAMTSGAFAAAFPFEVIGVPVGTLIASIALILFVFTTLLTWSYYGERAITFIYDRVPGSTRGGEKILHMIWRVLWCVVIYLGSTLDLTLVWRMGDIANAAMALPNLLALLLLSGVVFKLAQGQKDAGPTHIADTPEEPNEY; encoded by the coding sequence ATGGCTGCAGCACCATCGGGCGCGGAAGCATGGATCGCGCCGATTACGAATGTTTCGGACTTTATCTGGGGCGGTACATGGAATGGCGAAGCCCTTCCGTGGTTATCCATCGGCGAACAACCAATCCCGCCAATGACGCTGATCCTGCTGGGCATCGGCATGTACATCATGTTCGGCCTGCGGTTCTATCCCATCGTCAAGCTGGGCAGCGCGTTCAAGGGATTGTTCTCCAGCCGTAAAGGCGAAGGCGACGGTGAGATTTCTCCGTTCGCAGCGCTCTCCACCGCGCTTTCTGGGCAGGTCGGCACGGGTAATCTAGCAGGGGTTGCGACCGCGATTGCGCTCGGCGGACCCGGCGCGATTTTCTGGATGTGGATCACCGCACTGGTTGGCATGGCGCTGGCTTTTGCCGAGGGCTCATTGGCCATTCGTTACCGTGAAAAAACCTCTGACGGTGTCTATCGCGGCGGTCCGATGACTTACATCATGATGGGCCTTGGCAAGAAATGGACATGGCTCGCTATTGTTTTTTGTATCGGTACGCTGTTCTCCGCGCTTGTCACCGGTAACTCGATTCAGGCCAACGCTATTGCAGACGGCATGAATGAACTGTTCGGCATCGAGGAATGGATCGGCGGCGCTATCACAGCGGTTCTTGTCTTCATCGTGATTATTGGCGGCATCAAGTCGATCGGTAGCGTGGCGGAGAAGATCATTCCGTTCATGGCAGGCGCCTACATTGTCATGGCGATCCTCGCGCTCGCTTTGAACTTTGGCGATCTGCCGGCGACATTTGTGCTGATTTTCGATGGCGCATTCAATCCGCAAGCAGCCACAGGCGGCTTTGCCGGTGCGGCGATTATGTTAGCGATCCGCGCCGGTGTGGCACGCGGGCTGTTCTCAAACGAGGCAGGTCAAGGCTCCACCCCGATCGCCCACGCTGTAGCTCAGACCAGTGACCCGCAGGCACAGGGCCGCATGGCGATGCTCGGCACCTTCATCGATACGATCGTGATCTGCACCATGACGGCGCTGGTTATGCTCACGGTACAGGGCGATTTCACGGCAGGCGGGCAGGCCGTTGAACATGCGTGGAATTCCGACCTTGAAGGCTTCGCAATGACCAGCGGCGCATTTGCTGCAGCGTTCCCATTCGAAGTTATCGGTGTGCCGGTCGGCACGCTGATCGCCTCGATCGCATTGATCCTGTTCGTGTTCACCACTCTGCTGACGTGGAGCTATTATGGCGAGCGGGCGATCACGTTCATTTACGACCGCGTGCCGGGCTCGACACGCGGCGGTGAAAAAATCCTCCACATGATCTGGCGCGTTCTTTGGTGCGTGGTGATCTATCTCGGCTCGACGCTGGATCTGACATTGGTGTGGCGCATGGGCGATATCGCCAATGCCGCCATGGCACTGCCAAACCTGCTCGCATTGCTGCTGCTGTCGGGCGTGGTGTTCAAACTGGCGCAGGGCCAGAAAGATGCAGGGCCGACCCACATCGCAGACACACCCGAAGAGCCGAACGAATATTGA